One Nostoc punctiforme PCC 73102 DNA window includes the following coding sequences:
- a CDS encoding glucosamine-6-phosphate deaminase, which yields MLTATNFFRVDDLLVQIYNSEVEMAEDVAEIAQKHLQQVLKQQDIAAVLLATGNSQLKFLDALIALGGVDWSRIILFHLDEYLGITADHSASFRRYMRERVEKRVAPKEFHYIEGDTLQPVNECDRYTKLLQAQPIDLCCLGIGENGHLAFNDPAVANFQDPYSVKLVKLDTVNRQQQVSTGQFPNLETVPQYAFTVTISAICSAKKIICLAPEKRKANVVKEMLQGAITTDCPASILRQQSQATLFLDVNSASLLS from the coding sequence ATGCTAACCGCTACAAACTTTTTTCGCGTTGATGATTTATTAGTGCAGATTTATAACTCTGAAGTCGAAATGGCCGAAGATGTTGCCGAAATCGCCCAAAAGCATTTACAGCAAGTTCTCAAACAACAAGATATAGCTGCTGTATTGTTAGCAACAGGTAACTCTCAACTCAAATTTCTCGATGCTTTGATTGCATTGGGTGGCGTAGATTGGTCGCGGATTATTCTGTTCCATCTAGATGAATATTTGGGAATTACTGCTGACCATTCTGCGAGTTTCCGGCGCTATATGCGAGAACGTGTAGAGAAGCGGGTTGCTCCTAAAGAGTTTCACTATATAGAAGGTGATACGCTGCAACCAGTAAACGAGTGCGATCGCTACACAAAATTATTGCAAGCGCAACCAATAGACTTATGCTGTCTTGGTATTGGCGAAAATGGACATTTGGCTTTTAACGATCCAGCAGTAGCAAATTTTCAAGATCCTTATAGTGTGAAACTAGTAAAACTGGATACAGTGAACCGTCAGCAACAAGTTAGTACAGGTCAATTTCCAAATCTAGAAACTGTCCCACAATATGCTTTTACTGTCACCATCTCAGCAATTTGTTCAGCTAAAAAAATTATCTGTCTTGCTCCAGAAAAACGTAAAGCGAATGTGGTAAAAGAAATGTTGCAAGGAGCTATAACTACAGATTGCCCGGCTTCTATTCTTCGTCAACAATCCCAAGCGACGTTATTTTTAGATGTAAATTCTGCTAGTTTACTTTCTTAA
- a CDS encoding HAD family hydrolase, with amino-acid sequence MLAAILFDLDGTIVNTDPIHYRAWREMLLNYSLEIDETFYKSRISGRLNPEIVKDILPQLSTTEGQKFADEKEALFRKLASNLKPLNGFSELLAWTETHELKRALVTNAPRLNAEFMLEVLGIKEAFHTVVVADDCVAGKPDPAPYQVALNKLAISAEEAIALEDSPSGIRAAVSADIRTIGIASTHDPQFLQEVGAFMAIPDFTDLQLWTLLNSLIEPDLSAIASNL; translated from the coding sequence ATGCTAGCTGCAATTCTCTTTGACCTCGACGGCACTATTGTCAATACCGACCCCATACACTACCGAGCTTGGCGGGAAATGCTGTTAAATTACAGCCTAGAAATTGACGAAACATTTTATAAATCCAGAATTAGCGGGCGGCTAAATCCAGAAATTGTTAAGGATATTTTGCCACAATTATCAACCACAGAAGGGCAGAAATTTGCAGACGAAAAAGAGGCGCTTTTCCGCAAACTCGCCTCGAATCTTAAACCATTGAATGGATTTTCTGAACTACTAGCATGGACAGAGACACATGAGTTAAAGCGAGCATTAGTAACTAATGCTCCTAGATTAAATGCAGAATTTATGCTAGAGGTATTGGGAATAAAAGAAGCTTTCCATACAGTTGTTGTAGCGGATGATTGTGTAGCAGGGAAACCTGACCCTGCGCCCTACCAAGTCGCTCTGAATAAGTTGGCGATTTCAGCAGAGGAAGCGATCGCATTAGAAGACTCTCCCTCTGGTATTCGGGCGGCGGTGAGCGCAGATATCCGCACTATTGGTATCGCTTCTACCCACGATCCGCAATTTTTACAAGAAGTTGGCGCATTTATGGCAATTCCAGATTTTACTGATTTGCAGTTGTGGACATTGCTCAACTCACTCATTGAGCCAGATTTAAGTGCGATCGCTTCTAACCTGTAA
- a CDS encoding PadR family transcriptional regulator, whose translation MFRHFRSRFGTPAWAGVNEDDFLLVRSWFGHGRHHGRDRDKHFGNEMFGRGWGDEHRTRRGDIKFILLELLSEHPSHGYDLIKEMETRYGGFRRLSPGSVYPTLQLLEEGGYLKSAQEGGKRIYTITDEGRKLLAERAQQETSDTPWDTVKSFVTGKPQEFIELRNAATELAAVVVQVARSGNVERINRVRELLEQVKREIYTILAEK comes from the coding sequence ATGTTTAGACACTTTCGTTCACGCTTTGGTACACCTGCATGGGCAGGAGTTAACGAGGATGATTTCTTGCTTGTCAGGTCTTGGTTTGGGCATGGTAGACATCATGGTAGAGATCGTGACAAACACTTTGGTAATGAAATGTTTGGTCGTGGTTGGGGAGATGAACATCGGACTCGTCGGGGTGACATCAAGTTCATCCTGCTGGAATTGTTATCCGAGCATCCTAGTCATGGTTACGACCTGATTAAAGAGATGGAAACTCGTTATGGTGGTTTCCGTCGCCTCAGTCCTGGTTCAGTGTATCCAACACTCCAATTGCTGGAGGAAGGGGGTTATCTCAAGAGCGCCCAGGAAGGTGGCAAGCGGATTTACACGATTACCGATGAAGGTAGAAAATTATTGGCAGAACGTGCCCAACAAGAAACTTCTGATACTCCTTGGGATACCGTCAAAAGTTTCGTGACAGGTAAGCCCCAAGAGTTTATTGAGTTGCGGAATGCTGCAACAGAATTAGCTGCTGTTGTAGTGCAGGTTGCTCGTAGTGGCAATGTGGAGCGAATAAATCGGGTGCGTGAGCTTTTAGAGCAAGTTAAACGGGAAATTTACACGATTTTGGCGGAAAAATAA
- a CDS encoding AraC family transcriptional regulator yields MVTSKIINQVINQSAIAHQCQELAALVTRRTDGKGDGFHKTGIEQLEFQRESSVSTTLQGVCEPILAILVQGKKEALLCDETYRYSAAQYLVVSVDLPLSAFIVEATPEKPYLGFKLNLDPRQLCDIITAQTNVIEEKKNSVRGLFVSTIDAPLLDCAMRLTRLLDTPQDIPILAPMIIREIYYRLLMGEQGEAVRQIATSGSNMQRIAEVIKLIKADFTKPMRVEELAGQASMSPSSFHHHFKKVTSMSPLQYQKQLRLLEARRLMLAENSDAANAAYQVGYESPSQFSREYSRMFGAPPIRDIERLRTA; encoded by the coding sequence ATGGTGACGAGCAAAATCATCAACCAAGTCATAAACCAAAGTGCGATCGCTCATCAATGTCAAGAATTGGCAGCACTAGTCACTCGTCGCACTGATGGCAAAGGGGACGGTTTTCATAAAACAGGTATTGAGCAGCTGGAATTTCAGCGAGAATCTTCTGTTTCCACTACACTACAAGGTGTCTGCGAACCTATCCTTGCCATCCTTGTTCAGGGTAAAAAGGAAGCGTTGCTGTGTGATGAAACCTATCGTTATAGCGCGGCTCAATATCTGGTAGTCTCGGTTGATTTGCCATTAAGTGCGTTTATCGTTGAGGCAACCCCAGAGAAACCCTATTTAGGATTCAAGCTGAATCTAGATCCACGTCAACTCTGCGATATTATTACTGCTCAAACCAATGTGATTGAGGAGAAGAAGAACTCTGTCAGAGGCTTATTTGTTAGCACCATCGATGCACCGTTGCTCGATTGCGCTATGAGACTAACACGGCTTTTAGATACGCCCCAGGATATCCCGATCCTTGCGCCGATGATTATCCGCGAAATCTATTATCGCCTTCTAATGGGTGAACAGGGCGAAGCTGTTCGCCAAATAGCAACATCTGGCAGCAATATGCAGCGCATCGCCGAGGTGATAAAACTCATCAAGGCTGATTTTACAAAGCCGATGCGGGTTGAGGAGCTAGCTGGGCAGGCAAGTATGTCTCCTTCATCTTTCCATCACCATTTCAAGAAAGTGACATCGATGAGTCCGCTTCAATATCAAAAGCAATTAAGACTGTTGGAAGCACGTCGTCTGATGCTTGCCGAAAACTCCGATGCGGCGAATGCTGCCTATCAGGTGGGTTATGAAAGCCCCTCACAGTTCAGCCGCGAATATTCCCGGATGTTCGGTGCGCCGCCGATCAGGGATATTGAACGTTTACGCACAGCCTAA
- a CDS encoding SDR family oxidoreductase — MLNVENKVIAIAGASSGIGEATAKLLAKNGAKVVLGARRTQKLEKIIEEIRNQGYIAEFKAVDVTNREDMKAFIHFAKDKFGRVDVIFNNAGVMPLSPMNALKVEEWDNMINVNIHGVLNGIAAGLPIMEAQGSGQFINTASIAAHMVGPTSAVYSATKFAVWAISDGLRQESKNIRVTIISPGVVETELGSDITDESATGFLKELRKIALTPDAIARAVLYAVSQPDDVDINEVIVRPTASAF; from the coding sequence ATGTTAAACGTAGAAAATAAAGTCATTGCGATCGCTGGAGCCAGTAGCGGTATTGGTGAAGCCACAGCTAAGTTACTCGCTAAAAATGGTGCAAAAGTCGTTTTAGGGGCACGGCGCACCCAAAAGCTAGAAAAGATTATCGAGGAGATCCGTAACCAGGGTTATATAGCGGAATTCAAAGCGGTGGATGTTACGAATCGTGAGGATATGAAAGCGTTCATTCACTTCGCCAAAGATAAGTTTGGTCGTGTCGATGTCATCTTTAACAATGCAGGCGTGATGCCCCTATCGCCGATGAATGCCCTGAAAGTCGAGGAATGGGACAACATGATTAATGTGAATATCCACGGCGTATTGAATGGTATTGCTGCTGGTTTACCAATCATGGAAGCGCAAGGCAGTGGACAGTTTATCAATACCGCGTCCATCGCCGCGCACATGGTAGGGCCTACCAGCGCGGTCTATTCCGCGACAAAATTTGCTGTTTGGGCCATATCCGATGGATTACGTCAAGAATCGAAAAATATTCGCGTGACAATAATATCCCCTGGCGTGGTTGAGACTGAACTCGGCTCTGATATCACAGATGAATCAGCAACAGGCTTCTTGAAAGAACTTCGGAAAATCGCACTGACCCCAGATGCGATCGCTAGAGCCGTCTTATATGCCGTATCCCAACCGGATGATGTTGATATCAATGAAGTGATTGTCCGTCCGACGGCAAGCGCATTCTAA